From Elaeis guineensis isolate ETL-2024a chromosome 16, EG11, whole genome shotgun sequence, a single genomic window includes:
- the LOC105059258 gene encoding bark storage protein A, with protein sequence MAEIGRWRLVGLSVFVHVLLLVPCSSGLPLVHPLRAAVDRVNERGPFIGLVMAYSSEAQAVRSSGEFVPGSDIPSLDLYGRRFHIGTIRDVDVIWVKSGQRRLNAGITVQILLDVFDIRGLVHFGIAGSANDSLSFGDVSVPKFVAFTGSWTWTKFNSVEGSSPDLSFGEYSIPSESKNWLSSVEYKTEELFPVGKEMQYVFWLEVDPEWFYVAEKLQVALQRCINETYCLPQTPKVAFGLKGSTDDIFVNNAAYRKFLFNEFGVSTIDEESAAVLMTAVSPGVPTIVFRGVSDLAGGEESWSSTDLSDLASINAFKVALEFIAAIGKEKYQLMPKEMI encoded by the exons ATGGCTGAGATCGGACGATGGAGGTTGGTGGGGCTCTCGGTGTTCGTCCACGTACTTCTCTTGGTCCCGTGCTCCTCGGGGCTTCCCTTGGTGCACCCGCTCCGGGCGGCGGTGGACCGGGTCAACGAACGTGGGCCGTTCATCGGTCTCGTGATGGCGTACTCCTCCGAGGCCCAGGCCGTTCGATCCTCCGGCGAGTTCGTCCCCGGTTCCGATATCCCCTCGCTTGACCTCTACG GACGACGATTTCACATCGGGACCATTCGAGATGTTGATGTGATCTGGGTGAAGTCAGGCCAAAGAAGG TTGAATGCAGGAATCACAGTGCAGATTCTTCTTGATGTGTTTGATATCAGGGGACTCGTTCACTTTGGGATAGCTGGAAGTGCTAATGATTCATTATCCTTTGGTGATGTTAGCGTCCCCAAGTTTGTCGCATTCACAGGATCCTGGACATGGACG AAATTCAATTCAGTGGAAGGGTCATCTCCAGATTTGTCCTTTGGGGAATACAGCATTCCATCAGAGAGTAAGAACTGGCTATCAAGTGTTGAATACAAGACCGAGGAATTGTTCCCAGTTGGCAAAGAGATGCAGTATGTGTTCTGGCTAGAAGTGGATCCAGAATGGTTCTATGTTGCCGAAAAGCTTCAG GTGGCACTACAAAGGTGTATCAATGAAACCTACTGCTTGCCACAGACTCCAAAAGTAGCGTTCGGACTGAAGGGGTCAACTGATGACATATTTGTGAACAATGCTGCATATCGCAAGTTTCTTTTCAATGAATTTGGTGTCTCAACAATAGATGAGGAGAGTGCTGCAGTTTTGATG ACGGCCGTGTCACCCGGTGTACCTACAATTGTATTTCGTGGGGTGTCAGATCTAGCAGGAGGTGAAGAAAGTTGGTCATCCACCGATCTAAGTGACTTGGCTTCTATAAATGCCTTCAAAGTAGCATTAGAATTTATAGCAGCTATTGGGAAGGAAAAGTATCAGCTGATGCCCAAGGAAATGATATAA